One genomic segment of Bradyrhizobium diazoefficiens includes these proteins:
- a CDS encoding DUF1236 domain-containing protein, protein MKKLFLLSTAVVLISTGAFAQSTVVTTTGTSHGAAVQIEPQYRTKIKSYVTEHRIRPVTTKEKIVVGATVPSDVELEAVPADWGPSLTKYRYVYSGDRVMLVDPSSRTVVQEID, encoded by the coding sequence ATGAAGAAGCTGTTCCTGCTATCCACAGCAGTGGTTCTGATCTCGACCGGCGCGTTCGCGCAATCCACCGTTGTGACCACCACCGGAACCAGTCACGGCGCCGCGGTGCAGATCGAGCCGCAATACCGCACCAAGATCAAATCCTACGTCACCGAGCATCGCATCCGCCCCGTAACGACGAAGGAGAAGATCGTGGTCGGCGCGACGGTTCCGAGCGATGTCGAGCTCGAGGCCGTTCCGGCGGACTGGGGTCCGTCGCTGACCAAGTATCGCTACGTCTACTCCGGCGATCGCGTGATGCTGGTGGATCCCAGCTCGCGCACGGTCGTCCAGGAAATCGACTGA
- a CDS encoding serine hydrolase domain-containing protein, with protein sequence MLAPTPASPESVGMSKAALDRVDAHLKSRYIDPGRFPGAHLLVYRRGKVAHSSVQGLADVERKVPVKDDTIYRIYSMTKPLTSVAFMMLVEQGLVAIDEPVAKYIPEWKDLGVFVAGTAPAFLTRPPTRPMLIVDLLRHTSGLTYGFQQRSNVDAAYRGEKIGEVEKSGTLQTMIEGLAKIPLEFSPGEAWNYSVSTDVLGYLVGKISGVPFEQFLKARILDPLGMTDTDFHVPASKAHRFAACYSADPGGGMTFHAGQRREGLTLQDDPTTSSFLTPPSFISGGGGLCSTVADYLTFCRALLNGGELGGVRLIGPKTLALMTSNHIPGGRSLPEVSRSLFSEAAYNGIGFGLGFAVTMRPAETLIAGSPGEYNWGGAATTSFWIDPAEELIAIFMTQVLPSSAYPIRRELRSMVYAAITQSNL encoded by the coding sequence ATGCTCGCCCCCACCCCCGCCTCGCCCGAATCCGTCGGCATGTCCAAGGCCGCGCTCGACCGTGTCGATGCACACCTGAAGAGCCGCTACATCGACCCCGGCCGCTTCCCGGGCGCGCATCTTCTGGTCTACCGCCGCGGCAAGGTCGCGCACAGCTCGGTCCAGGGCCTTGCCGATGTCGAGCGCAAGGTGCCGGTCAAGGACGACACCATCTACCGCATCTATTCCATGACCAAGCCGCTCACCAGCGTCGCCTTCATGATGCTGGTCGAGCAGGGCCTCGTCGCGATCGACGAGCCTGTCGCAAAGTACATTCCGGAATGGAAGGATCTCGGCGTGTTCGTCGCCGGCACCGCGCCCGCGTTCCTGACCCGGCCGCCGACCCGGCCGATGCTGATCGTCGACCTCTTGCGTCACACCTCCGGACTGACTTACGGCTTCCAGCAGCGCTCCAATGTCGATGCCGCCTATCGCGGCGAGAAGATCGGCGAGGTCGAGAAGTCAGGCACGCTCCAGACCATGATCGAGGGCCTGGCAAAGATCCCGCTCGAGTTCTCGCCGGGCGAAGCCTGGAACTACTCGGTCTCGACCGACGTGCTCGGCTACCTCGTTGGCAAGATCTCGGGCGTTCCGTTCGAGCAGTTCCTTAAAGCACGCATCCTCGATCCGCTCGGCATGACCGACACCGACTTCCATGTCCCGGCGTCCAAGGCGCACCGTTTCGCCGCCTGCTACTCGGCCGATCCCGGCGGCGGCATGACCTTCCATGCCGGCCAGCGCCGCGAGGGCCTGACGCTCCAGGACGACCCGACGACGAGCTCGTTTCTCACCCCGCCCTCCTTCATCTCCGGCGGCGGCGGGCTGTGCTCGACGGTAGCCGACTATCTCACCTTCTGCCGTGCGCTGCTCAATGGCGGCGAGCTCGGCGGCGTCAGGCTAATCGGCCCGAAGACGCTGGCGCTGATGACGAGCAATCACATTCCCGGCGGACGTTCGCTTCCGGAGGTGTCGCGCTCGCTGTTCTCCGAAGCCGCCTATAACGGCATCGGCTTTGGCCTCGGCTTCGCCGTGACCATGCGCCCGGCGGAGACGCTAATCGCCGGCAGCCCCGGCGAATACAATTGGGGCGGCGCGGCAACGACCTCGTTCTGGATCGATCCGGCCGAGGAGCTGATCGCGATCTTCATGACGCAGGTGCTGCCGTCGAGCGCCTATCCGATCCGGCGCGAGCTGCGCAGCATGGTCTATGCCGCGATCACCCAGAGCAACCTCTGA
- a CDS encoding LysR family transcriptional regulator: MDLLALADFNLVARHGGFGRAARAAGRPKATLSRRVAELEAALDLRLFERGARALKLTQEGRALYERTASLLTELDETAAAIASGGDRPHGRLRISAPLLFSQTAMGKLAAGFALKCPQVRLEVTTEDRAVDMVEEGYDLVIRVNPDPDESLVGRIFLRDRLVAVASPELKRPRDNLAVPAVMRGAGDQITTWEVTGPSGRAHIAVDPVLRLSSLIMVRDAVRAGVGAGRLPVSLVSHDLAAGTLVHWGDIDGPEIALWTLYPSRRFLSARVSAFLDYMKEAFPMGTPDELAAFIGS, translated from the coding sequence ATGGACCTGCTCGCACTCGCCGATTTCAATCTCGTCGCCCGGCACGGCGGGTTCGGTCGGGCTGCGCGGGCCGCTGGGCGCCCGAAAGCCACCCTGTCCCGAAGGGTCGCCGAGCTCGAGGCCGCGCTCGACCTGCGGCTGTTCGAGCGTGGCGCGCGCGCCCTGAAACTCACCCAGGAAGGACGCGCCCTTTACGAGCGGACGGCGTCCTTGCTCACCGAGCTCGATGAGACGGCAGCAGCAATTGCTTCGGGCGGGGACAGGCCGCACGGCAGGCTGCGGATCAGCGCGCCGCTGCTGTTCTCGCAGACCGCGATGGGCAAGCTCGCGGCCGGCTTCGCGCTCAAATGTCCGCAGGTCCGGCTAGAGGTCACGACGGAAGATCGCGCCGTCGACATGGTGGAGGAAGGCTACGACCTGGTGATCCGGGTTAATCCCGATCCGGACGAAAGCCTTGTCGGACGAATCTTTCTGCGCGATCGGCTGGTGGCGGTGGCGAGCCCCGAGCTGAAACGACCGAGGGACAATCTCGCTGTGCCGGCTGTCATGCGCGGAGCGGGCGACCAGATAACAACCTGGGAAGTGACAGGGCCAAGCGGAAGAGCGCACATCGCGGTTGATCCGGTCCTTCGCCTGTCATCGCTCATCATGGTCCGCGATGCGGTCCGGGCGGGCGTCGGCGCCGGACGGCTCCCGGTGTCCCTGGTCAGTCACGACCTCGCCGCCGGCACGCTAGTGCATTGGGGCGACATCGACGGACCAGAGATCGCGTTGTGGACACTCTATCCATCTCGCCGGTTTTTGAGCGCGCGCGTATCTGCCTTCCTCGACTATATGAAGGAGGCCTTCCCCATGGGGACGCCTGACGAGCTGGCGGCCTTTATCGGGAGCTGA
- a CDS encoding intradiol ring-cleavage dioxygenase, whose amino-acid sequence MTQFNETELTEAVVRSFDQTPNPRAKFLLQELVKSLHDYVSRTGLTFEEWEYAIDFLTRTGQKCTDTRQEFILLSDVLGVSMLVDAVNHRDRDGATQTTVLGPFYVGEHKVTAHGTDISPNNQTGERMFVQSRVTDLQGKPLANVPVDVWHADDDGFYDSQKPNYDEVGASARARFITDDDGRFFFRTILPCSYPIPTDGPVGEMIVQTRRHPMRPAHVHFLVNAKGYEPLITHVFMDGDKYLDSDVVFGVKDDLVAKVEPRNDATMPDGTKANGQWHLMTYEFHLKPGGGMAPKPLGVKAAEPA is encoded by the coding sequence ATGACCCAATTCAACGAGACCGAACTCACCGAAGCCGTCGTCCGGAGCTTTGACCAGACACCGAATCCGCGCGCAAAATTCCTGCTCCAGGAATTGGTGAAGTCGCTGCACGATTACGTGAGCAGGACCGGTCTCACCTTCGAGGAATGGGAATACGCCATCGACTTCCTGACCCGCACGGGGCAGAAATGCACCGACACCCGCCAGGAGTTCATCCTGCTGTCCGACGTACTCGGCGTCTCCATGCTGGTCGACGCGGTCAACCACAGGGACCGCGACGGCGCCACCCAGACCACGGTGCTCGGCCCGTTCTATGTCGGCGAGCACAAGGTGACGGCGCACGGCACCGACATCTCGCCGAACAACCAGACCGGCGAACGGATGTTCGTGCAGAGCCGCGTCACCGACCTGCAGGGCAAGCCGCTCGCGAATGTCCCTGTCGACGTCTGGCACGCCGACGACGACGGCTTTTACGATTCACAGAAGCCGAACTATGACGAGGTCGGCGCCTCGGCGCGGGCGCGCTTCATCACCGATGATGACGGCCGCTTCTTCTTCCGCACCATTTTGCCGTGCAGCTATCCGATCCCGACCGATGGTCCGGTTGGCGAGATGATCGTGCAGACCAGGCGCCATCCGATGCGCCCGGCGCATGTGCATTTCCTGGTGAACGCCAAGGGCTATGAGCCGCTGATCACCCACGTCTTCATGGACGGCGACAAATATCTGGATTCCGACGTGGTGTTCGGGGTCAAGGACGACCTCGTCGCCAAGGTCGAGCCGCGCAACGATGCGACGATGCCCGACGGCACCAAGGCAAACGGGCAGTGGCACCTGATGACTTACGAATTCCACCTCAAGCCCGGCGGCGGCATGGCGCCGAAACCGCTCGGCGTGAAGGCGGCGGAGCCGGCGTGA